From Styela clava chromosome 6, kaStyClav1.hap1.2, whole genome shotgun sequence, one genomic window encodes:
- the LOC120330760 gene encoding uncharacterized protein LOC120330760, whose product MADEVQMEDLTQENKENEDVKQATEDDKKSEQEEGKEGDKEEQKQDDENKEEQKEEENNEQGAKDDKEDDDEEQQSNESDAESLISDKNKAEDTKAGAADVEIDAVPEVAVTAGNGKRNSEDVEGGRTFVGRQEIGPGPEGFGDRMKKYKLEIIVGVLIAILLIVIIVLLVTTLGGGGSGQNTSTLSPNVGKTTTGTTTTTMATATEGGSGIATTGAAMPVSTTKMGILSPTHATTIETMEEVTTAEAVTTAEAVTTTTMRTNTTTQTTTTMQTTTVSPPTTITKAPNTTTTTQSTTPAPTVAVTNSETLPVVTPPPEMTMKPTNGTG is encoded by the exons ATGGCGGACGAAGTACAAATGGAAGATTTAACGCAGGAAAATAAGGAAAACGAAGATGTAAAACAG GCCACAGAAGACGATAAAAAGTCTGAACAAGAAGAGGGAAAAGAGGGAGATAAGGAAGAACAGAAGCAAGATGATGAAAATAAAGAAGAACAGAAAGAGGAGGAAAACAATGAACAAGGAGCAAAGGATGATAAAGAAGATGATGACGAG GAGCAACAGAGCAACGAATCGGACGCCGAATCATTGATAAGCGATAAAAATAAAGCAGAAGACACGAAAGCTGGGGCAGCAGACGTCGAAATTGACG cTGTTCCAGAAGTCGCGGTAACGGCGGGAAACGGGAAAAGGAATTCTGAAGACGTCGAGGGAGGAC GCACTTTCGTTGGTCGTCAAGAGATCGGACCAGGGCCGGAAGGTTTTGGCGATCGTATGAAGAAATACAAGTTAGAAATTATCGTTGGGGTTCTGATCGCGATCCTGCTTATCGTTATCATTGTTCTACTTGTAACCACTCTTGGTGGTGGAGGATCAGGACAAA ACACATCGACACTTTCACCAAATGTGGGGAAAACCACTACCGGAACAACTACCACTACGATGGCTACTGCAACGGAAGGAGGGTCTGGGATTGCAACAACTGGAGCAGCAATGCCAGTGAGCACTACTAAAATGGGTATTTTATCCCCCACCCATGCTACGACCATCGAGACCATGGAGGAAGTTACCACTGCTGAAGCCGTTACCACTGCTGAAGCCGTTACCACTACCACAATGCGAACCAATACCACAACGCAAACCACTACCACAATGCAAACCACAACCGTAAGCCCCCCAACCACCATTACCAAAGCACCTAACACAACAACCACTACTCAATCGACCACCCCCGCCCCCACTGTTGCTGTCACAAATTCTGAAACACTCCCGGTCGTCACACCGCCTCCCGAAATGACCATGAAGCCTACCAACGGCACTGGATAA